A genomic window from Triticum urartu cultivar G1812 chromosome 7, Tu2.1, whole genome shotgun sequence includes:
- the LOC125523693 gene encoding 26.2 kDa heat shock protein, mitochondrial-like, with the protein MASAVACKGAEPAGLLKSGAPVAFCAPHCPAVNAVRRPYSTQVKEVNRYDDDDDDDYSDRDLVIPSSFSQDVLDPLGALTSMARLLSLMEDVAAQTGLSTAGASRLGRWVAKEDDDAVYLKVPMPGLTKEHVKVRADKNILVVEGEGEKQPWDGDDDSAVPRYNRRIEMPADAYKLDKIKAEMKNGVLWVTLLKVKEEERKDVFHVKVE; encoded by the exons atGGCTTCCGCCGTCGCTTGCAAGGGTGCCGAGCCGGCCGGCCTCCTCAAGTCCGGTGCTCCCGTGGCCTTCTGCGCGCCCCACTGCCCCGCCGTCAACGCCGTCCGCCGCCCGTACAGCACCCAGGTCAAGGAGGTCAACCGctacgacgacgacgacgacgacgactacAGCGACCGCGACCTCGTCATCCCCAGCTCCTTCTCGCAGG ACGTGCTCGACCCGCTCGGCGCGCTGACCAGCATGGCCCGTCTGCTGTCTCTGATGGAGGACGTTGCAGCTCAGACCGGCCTCTCCACTGCTGGGGCGTCGCGGCTCGGACGCTGGGTGGCCAAGGAGGACGACGACGCGGTGTACCTCAAGGTGCCGATGCCCGGGCTGACCAAGGAGCACGTGAAGGTGCGCGCGGACAAGAACATCCTGGTGGTCGAGGGCGAGGGCGAGAAGCAGCCCTGGGACGGCGACGACGACTCCGCGGTGCCGAGGTACAACCGCCGCATCGAGATGCCCGCTGACGCGTACAAGTTGGACAAGATCAAGGCCGAGATGAAGAACGGCGTGCTCTGGGTGACCCTGCTCAAGGTGAAGGAGGAGGAGCGCAAGGACGTGTTCCACGTCAAGGTCGAGTAG